The following are from one region of the Candidatus Wallbacteria bacterium genome:
- the rplQ gene encoding 50S ribosomal protein L17, which yields MRHKMQREKLGKSIPHKKAMIRNMATSLLEVGRIRTTLPKAKVLRKYVEHLITLAKTDSLHQRKLAHAFLKTHESVKKLFTEIAPRYKERNGGYTRIYRTGVRIGDAASMALIELITEN from the coding sequence ATGAGACATAAAATGCAAAGGGAAAAACTGGGGAAGTCGATCCCCCATAAAAAAGCCATGATCAGAAACATGGCCACTTCCCTTCTGGAAGTCGGCCGGATTAGAACCACTCTTCCCAAAGCCAAAGTGTTAAGGAAATATGTGGAGCACCTGATCACTCTGGCTAAAACAGACAGTCTGCATCAGCGAAAACTGGCTCATGCTTTCCTGAAGACCCACGAATCCGTGAAGAAGCTGTTCACCGAGATCGCTCCCCGCTATAAAGAGCGCAACGGCGGATATACCAGGATCTACCGGACCGGAGTCAGGATCGGCGATGCTGCAAGCATGGCACTGATCGAACTGATCACTGAAAACTGA
- a CDS encoding energy-coupling factor transporter ATPase, with amino-acid sequence MIKIKNLSFSYKEKGSLALKGVDFFMEKTEFVAILGGNGSGKSTLVKVMNGLLSPYQGEVEVLGCSPADHEQVIKIRKKLGMVFQNPENQIVCAIVEDDVAFSLENLGFPREEIKTRVEKALVMTGLTEKRFAQTADLSGGQMQRLAIAAILALHPEMIIFDESTSMLDQQGKEEIFNLILKLNEEGIGIIYITHFMEEAVYADRAVLMKNGSIAGSGKPCEIFNKPDLLKSCELDLPEAKELASEFSRRGVKIDCKEILTSDQLLEAVEKIRNR; translated from the coding sequence ATGATCAAAATTAAGAATTTAAGTTTCTCTTATAAAGAAAAAGGCTCCTTGGCATTGAAAGGGGTCGATTTTTTTATGGAGAAGACGGAGTTTGTGGCGATACTAGGCGGAAACGGCTCAGGAAAAAGTACGCTGGTCAAGGTGATGAATGGTCTTCTCAGCCCATATCAGGGTGAAGTGGAAGTTCTCGGCTGCTCTCCTGCTGATCACGAGCAGGTGATCAAGATCAGGAAAAAACTCGGAATGGTGTTCCAGAACCCCGAAAATCAGATTGTCTGCGCGATCGTCGAGGATGACGTTGCATTTTCACTGGAAAATCTTGGTTTCCCAAGAGAAGAAATCAAGACGCGAGTGGAAAAGGCTCTTGTAATGACAGGTCTCACTGAAAAACGTTTTGCCCAGACCGCGGATCTCTCAGGGGGGCAGATGCAGCGACTTGCAATTGCGGCGATTCTGGCCTTGCATCCGGAAATGATCATTTTTGACGAGTCCACCTCCATGCTTGATCAGCAAGGCAAAGAGGAGATTTTCAATCTGATCCTCAAGTTAAATGAGGAAGGGATCGGAATCATTTATATTACCCATTTCATGGAAGAAGCCGTCTATGCGGACCGTGCAGTTTTAATGAAAAATGGTTCTATCGCTGGGAGCGGCAAACCCTGCGAAATCTTCAATAAACCGGATCTTCTGAAATCGTGTGAACTGGATCTGCCTGAAGCCAAGGAGCTGGCCTCTGAATTCAGCAGAAGGGGAGTGAAGATCGACTGTAAGGAGATCCTCACCAGTGATCAGCTGCTGGAAGCAGTGGAAAAGATCCGGAATCGATAA
- a CDS encoding ABC transporter permease produces MLFITIIKVALRSLLSNKLRSFLTMLGIIIGVGAVIAMLAIGNGARDQITNRIKSMGSNLLLIRPGSSMGHGVAGGQRQSLKYDDLAALLSIDNVKSITPEVNKGCQLKYFNSNTNVEVNGVAPTYFEMRNFVVEQGRAFNDEELAGVQRVVILGPDTSDILFGNEYPIDKTIKIKGLSFTVIGVTKRKGGAGWQNPDETAIIPFTTMNKKIAGTDYFNNIDISVYEEKGMDKVKEGITKALRTTHKLRKDAADDFQIRDMAEMLAEMESTIFTFKLLLAGVAALSLLVGGIGIMNIMYVTVTERTREIGVRKALGAKNRDILNQFLLEAVVLTVIGGLMGIAFGFGSVLIYNGVSPDTYFKGTIDILSIIVSVSFSVAVGVFFGFYPAQKAAKMNPIDALRYE; encoded by the coding sequence ATGCTTTTCATCACCATCATCAAAGTTGCACTGCGCAGCCTTCTTTCCAATAAATTACGCTCGTTTCTCACCATGCTGGGCATCATCATCGGAGTTGGTGCAGTGATCGCCATGCTTGCCATCGGCAACGGCGCCAGGGATCAGATCACAAATCGCATCAAGTCCATGGGCAGCAATCTGTTGTTAATCAGACCAGGTTCCTCGATGGGTCACGGTGTAGCCGGCGGGCAGAGGCAGTCCCTGAAGTATGACGACCTGGCTGCGCTGCTCTCAATTGATAACGTGAAATCAATTACTCCGGAAGTCAACAAAGGCTGCCAGTTGAAGTATTTCAACAGCAACACGAATGTTGAAGTAAATGGTGTGGCTCCCACATATTTTGAGATGCGAAATTTCGTTGTGGAGCAGGGCCGGGCTTTTAACGATGAGGAACTGGCTGGAGTGCAGAGAGTGGTTATACTCGGACCTGATACATCCGACATACTTTTCGGGAACGAGTATCCGATCGATAAGACCATCAAGATCAAAGGTCTCAGTTTCACAGTGATCGGCGTGACCAAGAGGAAGGGCGGCGCAGGCTGGCAGAATCCTGACGAAACTGCCATCATTCCCTTTACTACCATGAACAAGAAAATAGCAGGTACTGATTATTTCAACAATATCGATATTTCAGTTTACGAAGAAAAAGGCATGGACAAGGTCAAGGAAGGAATCACCAAAGCTTTAAGGACGACTCATAAGCTCAGGAAAGATGCAGCAGACGATTTCCAGATCCGTGACATGGCGGAAATGCTGGCTGAGATGGAATCCACGATTTTCACATTCAAGCTGCTGCTGGCAGGTGTGGCTGCGCTGTCGCTTCTGGTGGGCGGCATCGGCATCATGAACATCATGTATGTGACTGTTACAGAGCGGACCCGGGAGATCGGAGTACGCAAAGCCCTGGGCGCAAAAAATCGGGACATTTTGAATCAATTCCTGCTGGAAGCAGTAGTTCTGACTGTAATCGGGGGGCTGATGGGCATTGCTTTTGGTTTCGGCAGTGTCCTGATATACAACGGCGTCTCTCCGGACACATATTTCAAGGGTACCATTGATATTCTATCGATTATTGTCTCTGTCTCTTTTTCAGTGGCTGTAGGTGTTTTTTTCGGATTCTACCCTGCTCAGAAAGCAGCCAAGATGAATCCGATTGATGCGTTGAGGTATGAGTAA
- a CDS encoding efflux RND transporter periplasmic adaptor subunit: protein MKKWKIWIAILVILIGGWLFFRKSGNTTEKTQDKKVEQVTAEVSDIRLKISATGTVNSNFDVDIKCKSSGQIIKLPFDISDPVKKNDLIAELDPVDEQRNVDMSKLSLTTAQAGRDKAQASLRNLMIEQDAVKKGLGPKIKAAMVAKENSEKKYGREKALFEQKLISTQELEDSLADLETARNSLSQVQMDDLRLAKMDNDYLTASAEVRLAEVKVKSAQLDLDNAQRRLDETKVYSPIDGFVSDKLVQVGNIVASGTSNVSGGTKLFTISDCSKMFVMVYVDEADIAGVSVGNRAQMTFDAFPNKRFRGEVIRVAISGSTTSNITTFSVLLQVTDKDFALLKPGMSASVDIITSEKKDALVVPIGAVFEDRNGYYVKTPGNPHLPVKLGLKTFDKIEILEGLKDGDKVISETSAKNQFSNNGQNQRRGGPPMMH, encoded by the coding sequence ATGAAAAAATGGAAAATCTGGATTGCGATACTGGTCATTCTGATCGGGGGCTGGCTGTTTTTCCGAAAAAGCGGCAATACAACTGAAAAAACCCAGGATAAAAAAGTAGAACAAGTGACTGCCGAGGTCAGTGATATCAGGCTGAAGATTTCAGCCACAGGCACGGTTAATTCCAACTTTGACGTGGACATCAAGTGCAAATCATCAGGCCAGATCATAAAGCTGCCCTTTGACATCAGTGATCCTGTAAAGAAAAACGATTTGATTGCTGAACTCGATCCAGTAGACGAGCAGCGCAATGTGGACATGTCCAAGCTTTCACTGACCACTGCTCAGGCAGGGAGGGATAAAGCCCAGGCCTCGCTCCGCAACCTGATGATCGAGCAGGATGCGGTGAAGAAAGGATTGGGGCCAAAGATCAAGGCTGCCATGGTGGCCAAGGAGAATTCAGAGAAAAAATACGGCCGCGAAAAGGCTCTGTTCGAACAGAAATTGATCAGCACTCAGGAGCTTGAAGACAGCCTGGCAGATCTTGAAACAGCCAGGAATTCACTTTCCCAGGTCCAGATGGATGATCTGAGGCTCGCCAAAATGGATAACGATTACCTGACAGCTAGCGCAGAAGTGAGACTCGCTGAAGTCAAAGTAAAATCCGCACAACTGGACCTGGACAATGCCCAGAGAAGACTTGACGAGACTAAGGTATATTCACCGATCGACGGATTTGTTTCGGACAAGCTGGTTCAAGTAGGAAACATAGTGGCTTCAGGTACTTCCAATGTCAGCGGAGGCACCAAACTGTTTACGATCTCAGACTGCTCCAAGATGTTCGTGATGGTTTATGTTGATGAAGCAGACATCGCGGGAGTATCAGTGGGCAACCGTGCCCAGATGACTTTCGACGCCTTTCCCAATAAAAGATTCAGAGGAGAGGTGATCAGAGTGGCCATCTCAGGCTCCACCACCAGCAATATCACTACTTTTTCAGTACTGCTTCAAGTGACTGACAAGGATTTTGCCCTGCTCAAGCCAGGAATGAGTGCGAGTGTCGACATTATCACCAGCGAGAAAAAGGATGCGCTGGTTGTACCGATCGGGGCTGTGTTCGAGGACAGGAACGGGTATTACGTGAAAACCCCGGGCAATCCTCATCTGCCGGTCAAACTCGGCCTGAAGACTTTCGATAAAATCGAGATTCTCGAAGGGCTCAAGGATGGGGATAAAGTTATCAGCGAAACTTCAGCCAAGAACCAGTTCTCGAACAACGGACAGAATCAGCGCAGAGGCGGCCCACCGATGATGCACTGA
- a CDS encoding ABC transporter ATP-binding protein — protein sequence MEELIRIENINKSYQMGENNLQVLKNINLIINRGEMVAIVGKSGSGKSTLMNLLGCLDVPDSGKYILAGEDVAKLSDNQLAEIRNRKIGFVFQNFNLLPRMNALENVELPLLYTGLAQAAERAASALKKVGMEDRMHHEPNQLSGGQRQRVAVARAIVTEPEMILADEPTGNLDTSTSVEVMNYFQKLNKEGTTIVVITHELDIAAYCSRKIRIEDGRIL from the coding sequence ATGGAAGAACTGATCAGAATTGAAAATATCAATAAAAGCTACCAGATGGGGGAGAATAATCTTCAGGTTCTGAAGAACATCAACCTCATTATCAATCGTGGTGAGATGGTGGCGATAGTCGGAAAATCCGGAAGCGGAAAGAGCACACTGATGAACCTGCTCGGCTGCCTCGACGTTCCTGATTCGGGTAAGTACATACTGGCCGGCGAGGATGTGGCTAAACTTTCAGACAACCAGCTGGCAGAGATCAGAAACCGGAAAATCGGCTTTGTCTTCCAGAATTTCAACCTGCTTCCCAGGATGAACGCTTTAGAAAATGTGGAACTGCCGCTACTTTACACCGGCCTCGCCCAGGCTGCAGAAAGAGCCGCTTCAGCCCTCAAAAAAGTGGGTATGGAAGACCGCATGCATCATGAACCTAATCAGCTCTCAGGCGGCCAGCGGCAGAGGGTGGCAGTCGCCAGGGCCATTGTCACGGAACCTGAAATGATCCTGGCTGACGAACCCACCGGAAATCTGGATACTTCCACGAGTGTGGAAGTAATGAACTATTTCCAGAAACTGAACAAGGAAGGCACAACTATTGTCGTCATCACCCACGAACTTGACATTGCGGCATATTGCTCACGGAAGATCAGGATCGAGGACGGAAGAATCTTATAG
- a CDS encoding TolC family protein yields MKLFLLFTLIACFPSYCALPDKLSTFLDYAFKNSQEYRQLELSHQIDIWSSDLQFYSYKPKIKISGDDSNNRSLSVSDSLDDGLSLNYGRSETLGTPGTGLNSITLSSNILTSLSDYSRRILKLSREDLDVSFTRDKEQFKLKVINAAYDLMNRKMQLEVQKESLTHWKNTYDLNNAKFKLGSSDKLSLLNAEVNYLQQENNVVQSEKSLNDGVDQFKILIGYSFTDTLEINQELTAEAYDWIKIPLYSSFDERLSEHSLEKKELQYRSARNQAPGDLALNSTFQSGSTRSYSGTLSYTFNLGEQKNALTAKSAEFSRNQGKLAHELQRKQSESDRREIIRRYDALKKTLEVSKKRKESAEESYGYALISIQKGMLSLLDLQDAQQKLTSAQLDYLNATIDFNKLKYEIINTFGGTI; encoded by the coding sequence ATGAAGCTGTTTTTATTATTTACATTGATCGCTTGTTTTCCATCTTACTGCGCCTTGCCTGACAAGCTTTCCACCTTCCTGGACTATGCATTCAAAAACAGTCAGGAATACAGGCAGCTCGAGCTTTCTCATCAGATTGACATCTGGAGCAGCGACCTGCAGTTTTATTCCTACAAACCGAAGATTAAAATCTCAGGTGATGATTCAAACAACAGAAGTCTGAGCGTATCTGATTCCCTGGATGACGGGTTGAGCCTGAATTATGGAAGATCAGAAACACTAGGGACGCCCGGCACTGGACTGAACTCCATTACCCTGAGTTCGAACATCCTGACCAGTCTGTCGGATTACAGCCGCAGAATTCTAAAACTCAGCAGAGAAGACCTGGATGTATCGTTCACCAGAGATAAAGAACAGTTCAAACTCAAAGTCATCAATGCAGCCTATGATCTTATGAATCGAAAAATGCAGCTGGAAGTGCAGAAGGAATCCCTGACGCACTGGAAAAACACCTATGATCTGAACAACGCCAAATTCAAGCTAGGTTCTTCGGACAAACTGTCTCTTCTAAATGCTGAAGTGAATTATCTGCAACAGGAAAACAATGTTGTCCAGAGTGAGAAATCCTTGAATGATGGAGTCGATCAGTTCAAGATCCTGATCGGTTATTCATTTACCGACACTCTGGAAATCAATCAGGAGCTAACTGCGGAAGCCTATGACTGGATTAAAATACCGCTTTACAGTTCATTTGATGAACGCCTCTCTGAACACAGCCTGGAAAAAAAAGAGCTCCAGTACAGATCTGCCAGGAACCAGGCTCCAGGTGATCTTGCCTTGAATTCGACTTTCCAAAGCGGTTCGACCAGGAGCTATTCCGGCACCCTTTCCTATACCTTCAACCTGGGAGAGCAGAAGAACGCCCTTACTGCAAAGAGCGCTGAGTTCTCACGAAATCAGGGTAAACTGGCGCATGAACTGCAGCGGAAACAGAGCGAATCTGACAGGCGCGAAATCATCAGGCGTTATGATGCATTGAAGAAAACTCTTGAGGTGTCAAAAAAACGCAAGGAAAGCGCAGAAGAAAGCTATGGCTATGCACTGATTTCAATCCAGAAGGGAATGCTTTCACTGCTGGATCTCCAGGATGCCCAGCAGAAACTTACCAGCGCTCAGCTGGATTATTTAAATGCCACGATCGATTTCAACAAGCTGAAATACGAAATCATCAACACCTTCGGCGGGACAATTTAG
- a CDS encoding MarR family transcriptional regulator — MNNEMKLDLAQELAQIILQIKRAMWQPVTGEGLRYREFMLLTTIMDAIDPKIRGIKLSELSARLKVTPAAITQMVNTLAEGGYLERLSDSDDRRVVLVAPTELGRKFVRMKEQKFLENFRELVEYMGEHDSRELLRLMTRQLSFFQKNRNREAQSRT, encoded by the coding sequence GTGAACAATGAAATGAAACTGGATCTGGCTCAGGAACTGGCTCAGATCATTCTTCAGATCAAGCGGGCGATGTGGCAGCCTGTAACAGGCGAAGGGCTCAGATACAGGGAATTCATGCTATTGACCACCATCATGGATGCGATTGACCCGAAAATCAGGGGAATCAAGTTATCTGAACTGAGCGCCAGATTGAAGGTCACTCCAGCTGCAATTACGCAGATGGTGAACACTCTGGCAGAAGGCGGCTATCTGGAACGGCTCTCTGACTCGGACGACAGGCGGGTCGTACTTGTTGCCCCGACGGAGCTGGGGCGTAAATTTGTAAGAATGAAGGAACAGAAATTCCTGGAGAATTTTCGGGAACTGGTGGAATACATGGGAGAGCATGACAGCAGGGAACTCCTGCGCCTCATGACCCGGCAGCTTTCTTTTTTTCAGAAGAACAGGAACCGTGAGGCACAGAGCAGAACCTGA
- a CDS encoding HlyD family secretion protein: MSESKKQKNGKPILIAVCLLLAMAIFAFFYWFFFMYGIVYSDDARIEGEMIDLSPHFSGDLVQIAVREGDMVKKDQLLFELDRKPLEVALLKSKADLAAAKAGLAVAQAQYDKAFNGPLTDEIRISKAAMDQADAQFKQVGNDWQRIKVLSDKQVISDSERDKARTLLETSQQAYESAKSKLELLKKGTRSEELRMAEATLQLREAEVGAAEASVQQAEVNLGYVGTLAPFDGVVTRRWRDPGSMVMAGTPILSLLDPKSLYIAANVEERYLSCVAVNDRTDVSVDAYPDLKLTGRVTKILAAANSQFSLIPSEGVSGTFIKVSQRVPIRIKLDTIPAELVGPGLSVVVHIHIGSSEK, encoded by the coding sequence TTGTCTGAAAGCAAAAAACAGAAGAACGGAAAACCGATTCTGATAGCTGTCTGCCTGCTTCTGGCTATGGCTATTTTTGCGTTTTTTTACTGGTTTTTCTTCATGTATGGAATCGTCTATTCAGATGACGCCAGGATTGAAGGCGAAATGATCGATCTTTCCCCGCATTTCAGTGGCGACCTGGTCCAGATAGCGGTCAGAGAAGGGGACATGGTAAAAAAGGACCAGCTTCTTTTTGAGCTGGACCGCAAACCGCTTGAAGTGGCTCTGCTGAAATCAAAGGCTGATCTTGCTGCAGCCAAAGCCGGTCTGGCTGTAGCCCAAGCTCAGTACGACAAAGCTTTCAACGGACCCCTGACGGATGAAATCAGGATTTCCAAAGCAGCCATGGATCAGGCTGATGCTCAATTCAAGCAGGTGGGGAACGACTGGCAGAGGATCAAAGTTCTCAGCGACAAGCAGGTGATTTCAGATTCAGAACGCGACAAGGCCAGGACGCTGCTGGAGACCTCTCAGCAGGCGTATGAAAGCGCCAAATCTAAACTGGAACTGCTCAAGAAAGGCACCAGATCCGAGGAATTGAGGATGGCTGAAGCCACACTGCAGCTTCGGGAAGCGGAAGTGGGAGCAGCTGAAGCTTCAGTGCAGCAGGCTGAAGTGAATCTCGGCTATGTGGGAACACTGGCTCCTTTTGACGGTGTAGTCACCAGGCGCTGGCGTGATCCTGGTTCCATGGTGATGGCAGGCACTCCGATCTTATCTCTGCTGGATCCGAAGTCCCTTTATATAGCAGCCAATGTGGAAGAGCGTTATCTGTCCTGCGTGGCTGTCAATGATCGAACTGATGTTTCAGTGGACGCGTATCCGGACTTAAAGCTCACAGGCCGTGTCACAAAGATTCTAGCCGCCGCCAATTCCCAGTTCAGCCTGATCCCGTCAGAAGGCGTAAGCGGCACATTCATCAAGGTCAGCCAGAGGGTTCCGATCAGAATCAAACTGGACACGATTCCCGCGGAGCTGGTCGGACCAGGGCTTTCTGTAGTAGTTCACATCCACATAGGATCGTCAGAGAAATAA
- a CDS encoding DHA2 family efflux MFS transporter permease subunit codes for MNPEFLERYYRWVALSIIMLGTFMAVLNSSIVNVALPHMMSAFGVNRDQIQWISTGFMLATAVAMPLVGWLTKNFGHKQIYLSSLALFTIGSASCAFAFSYNAMLFARIMQAIGGGAIQPVGMSIITELFEPHERGRALGIWGIGIMVGPAVGPTLGGYLCDYFNWRAIFSVNLPIGVLTLLLGLLVMKSDRKPREGLTPFDFWGYLFLSIGLIASLLALSNGQEKGWDSDYIRICEILTAIGFTMFAGIEATVSHPLFPLKLLLYRNFTLGMILAVFRAIGLFGGVFLLPIFLQTLVGYTTIQTGLWLMPGAVAMGFFMPVAGRLADRYPANILVTIGALLSGISMLFYGNLDPLSGAFLIIGSQIVRGAGLALMMTPLMTTILNSVPRHQVPTVSSFLNVAQSVGASFGIALLNTYVTNSIHWHAVRIGEKLPVQSEAFFNLYLKAPQFVFRGVQGIALDDSIKSGFMAAKAIMHRASVLGFDNGFVVGGIIVLCCIPLCLMLKTVRHAKLGAVTVGE; via the coding sequence GTGAATCCCGAATTCTTAGAAAGATATTATCGCTGGGTAGCCCTGTCCATAATCATGCTGGGTACATTCATGGCAGTATTGAATTCCAGCATAGTCAATGTGGCACTGCCACACATGATGAGCGCTTTCGGAGTCAACCGCGACCAGATCCAATGGATTTCCACTGGTTTCATGCTGGCCACTGCAGTCGCCATGCCCCTGGTGGGCTGGCTGACCAAGAATTTTGGCCACAAGCAGATCTATCTGAGTTCCCTGGCACTCTTCACGATCGGCTCTGCTTCCTGCGCCTTTGCATTCAGTTACAATGCCATGCTCTTCGCCAGGATCATGCAGGCTATCGGTGGGGGCGCGATCCAGCCTGTAGGAATGTCGATCATCACTGAGCTGTTCGAACCGCACGAACGCGGCAGGGCACTTGGCATCTGGGGTATCGGCATCATGGTGGGTCCCGCAGTCGGTCCCACCCTGGGAGGCTATCTCTGCGATTATTTCAACTGGCGCGCTATTTTCTCAGTAAATCTGCCCATCGGAGTCCTCACGCTGCTGCTTGGACTGCTGGTGATGAAAAGCGACAGAAAACCCAGAGAGGGTTTGACACCTTTCGATTTCTGGGGCTACCTGTTCCTGTCGATCGGATTGATCGCTTCTTTGCTGGCACTTTCCAATGGTCAGGAAAAAGGCTGGGATTCAGACTACATCAGGATCTGTGAAATCCTGACAGCGATCGGTTTCACAATGTTCGCAGGGATCGAAGCAACTGTTTCACATCCCCTGTTTCCTCTCAAACTGCTTCTCTACCGGAATTTTACTTTGGGCATGATCCTGGCGGTTTTCCGAGCCATCGGACTGTTCGGAGGCGTTTTTTTATTACCGATTTTTCTGCAGACCCTTGTCGGTTACACTACCATCCAGACTGGGTTGTGGCTGATGCCTGGAGCTGTCGCAATGGGATTCTTCATGCCGGTCGCAGGCAGGCTCGCCGATCGCTATCCGGCTAACATTCTGGTTACAATCGGAGCCCTGCTCAGCGGAATTTCGATGCTCTTTTACGGAAATCTTGATCCACTGTCCGGCGCATTCCTGATCATAGGCTCGCAGATTGTGAGGGGTGCAGGCCTGGCCCTGATGATGACTCCGCTGATGACTACGATCCTGAACTCGGTTCCCAGGCATCAGGTACCTACAGTATCGAGTTTTCTCAATGTCGCCCAGAGTGTAGGCGCTTCTTTCGGGATAGCGCTGCTTAACACCTATGTGACAAACTCCATCCACTGGCATGCCGTGCGGATTGGAGAGAAATTACCTGTCCAGTCCGAAGCTTTTTTCAATCTGTACCTGAAAGCGCCTCAGTTTGTGTTCAGAGGTGTACAGGGAATCGCTCTGGATGACTCGATCAAGAGTGGCTTCATGGCAGCCAAGGCGATCATGCATCGCGCCAGTGTGCTGGGTTTTGACAACGGCTTCGTAGTTGGTGGTATAATCGTTCTGTGCTGTATTCCGCTCTGCCTGATGTTGAAAACAGTCAGACATGCAAAGCTGGGTGCAGTAACAGTGGGAGAATGA